The DNA segment aaacttttttatattttgatttttttttttttaatgtatgcgcatttataacactatactttgtattttaaattgagattacaactatttgaaaaactggaatctaaaggtgcaaaaaaatctaaatattaagaaaattgcctttaaagttgtccaaatgtagttttttagcaatgcatagtaCTAATCTCAGGAAGCAGTAttctattattaaaatattaatttatgattatatatttttttcaaggaATGagcatgaaatatatatttcatgaaATAAGTATAATTTGAAGTTACATTTGTTCGCCCTcattaatgtcaaaatgtttgagttagccaatcaaatcaaagtagGCGGGGCTTTACGGACTCTTCACAAGATTGATGACGCGTTTCAACGGTCATCAGCATCGTAAATGCTcgaaacttttttatattttgatttttttttatgtatgcgCATTTATagcactatactttgtattttaaattgagattacaactatttgaaaaactggaatctgaaggtgcaaaaaaaatctaaatattaagaaaactgcctttaaagttctccaAATGTAGTTTTTTAGTAATGCATAATACTAATCTCAGGAAGCAGTAttctattattaaaatattaatttatgattatattttttttttcaaggaatgagcatgaaatatatatttcatgaaATAAGTATGTTTTGAAGTTACGTTTGTTCGCGCTCatcaatgtcaaaatgtttgagttagccaatcaaatcaaagtagGCGGGGCTTTACTGACTCTTCACAAGATTGATGACGCGTTTCAACGGTCATCAGCATCGTAAATGCTcgaaacttttttatattttgatttttttttaatgtatgcgcatttataacactatactttgtattttaaattgagattacaactatttgaaagacTGGAATCTaaaggtgaaaaaaaatctaaatattaagaaaattgcctttaaagttgtccaaatgtagttttttagcaatgcataatactaatcTCAGGAAGCAGTAttctattattaaaatattaatttatgattatatatttttttcaaggaATGAGCATGCAATATATATTTCATGAAATAAGTATGTTTTAAAGTTACATTTGTTCGTGCTCATCAATATCAAAATGTTTGAGTTagccaatcaaatcaaagtgGGCGGGGCTTTACGAACTCTTCACAAGATTGATGACGCGTTTCAACGGTCATCAGCATCGTAAATGCTcgaaacttttttatattttgattttttttaaatgtatgcgcatttataacattatactttgtattttattacCTTTACATTACAAAGCTATTATAAACTAGTTAACGCTAACGCGAGGGTGTTTATAATGCAGTGTCTATGGGTGAGATGGTAAATTTGCGATCGTTCTCTCTTCCGACCAATCagtctcactttttttttccatttttgaaaGTCCTGAAAACACTATCTTGTTTGAgcaaatggaaatggaaatatatatttgtggtactctcccattcactgctctcgaAGTTAACCCAACTACGACGACTTCCGCTGCCGAGAAATCCTACGTTTCAGTTTTTAACGGTGAGAGTTGTGAGGTAAGATGTTTAAACATTTGATAATCGACACTTGTTTTACgacaaaaatgttaaactaCCCATAGTAGTATGCAAAGATGCAAAACAAATGGTGTTTGTCAAATTTAGCCATTGTGAATTGAAAATATACGCCAGACAGTGCAGGTGAATAGGGtcaaaaaattaactaattaggTAACTAACTAGTTATCCCAttacttacccagttgattgattacactgataattgcaaacattttttgattacaaggtttctaaaatgttaggtttaaatatgataatgaggcattatttaatgaaatatgctctaatttgcatacatttgtagtacaaaaatctaaacactggataaagtcagtttcaaaattcttgctttatttttgacatattagagacAAATGTTCACAGAGTGAATTTTGAGTACCTCATTTTGTCACTCAATAATTCTAGACAGGATATAGacatagacaggaataaaactgtaaagttaggtgtgtgtaagtgttacTGAAGTAGAGATTTATGGCTTAGTGTAGAAGAAGAAGCTCATTTTGGGAAaacggcctttaaaaatatgtattgtaattgaaatctgttgacacaaatagataaagtgctacaAAAGGAACACTTGACAGTGTCTTTTGGACGTTTTCTTttcactagtctgaaaaaacactttatgaaaaaccaaaaagcccagACTCTACAACATGCCTACCTTTTTTTACAAAGTACAATCAAAGTCCAAATGAGGTCTGCGAGGTAAAGCCCCAAGTTCACATACGTCAAGACTGTGACCAAGTTAAGGTCATGAAAGCGATAATCGTGGGTTTTGGAGTctcttttatagtttttatagcCATACGCAGGCCAGAGGATGGCAGCAGAGATGTATAGAGCGACAGCAACAACATCAAGCACCAGCTCCAACTTATTGAGGTCGAACCATCGCAGCAGATCCACGCACTTCTGCAGGTGTGACGGTATCACCAGCACGGTTGGAAGAAAACACACCACGTAGACCAGAATACACCAGATCAAACCTAAAGGCCGGAACTGGTTTTCCACTCCTTTGAAGTAGCTGTAGACCGCGGTAAAAATGAGGCAGGCTACAAACGCTTGGCTGAAGCGCAGGATGCCTCGCATGCTGGACAGGTAACCCGCAGGACATTTGAGTTTTAACATCACGGCGTCGACTACGTACGCAACGAACGCCAGGATGGAGGCGATGGCGCAGATCATGTCTGCGATGCATGTTGCGCACACAAACACGGTGCAGTAGATGAGACATGCAGACAACAGCATGAGGGATGACAGGAGGCTCAATCCACAGGAGAGATCATTCCAAGTGTGCTTCAGCACAAGGAGCTCTATTAGTTTATCCACCAGGCACTTCTCGATTACAAAGATCACCACAGCTACAATAAGTCCGAATACCCATACAAACTCACACCAGATCCCGTACGGACTGGACATGGGGCCTCGAAACATCGGGATGATCAGCGCTAATGCACAGAACACCATCTCGAGGATGCGGAAAGTTTGAGAGAGGCTCAGTCCGAACAACATTGTTCTTCGTCTGATGCTAGAGAAGTGTGAGCTGTGCTGCAACGGACTGTAACTCTACACTGcatgatttacatttacaatgcTGATGAAATCTTTACACACACTATAAACTTTTAGTGTGTTTGATAAATACACTATGTGTGACAAATGCATTGTAACCTCTCTGACAGTAACAAAATGTTAGtctaaaaagtctcttctgctcactaaggctgcatttgtttgatcaaaaaaatacagtgagagctgtaatattgtgacaaattattacaatttaaaacaactgttttctatttgaatataatttaaaattcaattaGTTTCTtggacgcaaagctgaattttcagcatgatccttcagaaagtattctaatatgt comes from the Labeo rohita strain BAU-BD-2019 chromosome 24, IGBB_LRoh.1.0, whole genome shotgun sequence genome and includes:
- the LOC127155470 gene encoding myeloid-associated differentiation marker-like protein 2 — encoded protein: MLFGLSLSQTFRILEMVFCALALIIPMFRGPMSSPYGIWCEFVWVFGLIVAVVIFVIEKCLVDKLIELLVLKHTWNDLSCGLSLLSSLMLLSACLIYCTVFVCATCIADMICAIASILAFVAYVVDAVMLKLKCPAGYLSSMRGILRFSQAFVACLIFTAVYSYFKGVENQFRPLGLIWCILVYVVCFLPTVLVIPSHLQKCVDLLRWFDLNKLELVLDVVAVALYISAAILWPAYGYKNYKRDSKTHDYRFHDLNLVTVLTYVNLGLYLADLIWTLIVLCKKR